Proteins encoded together in one Saccopteryx leptura isolate mSacLep1 chromosome 7, mSacLep1_pri_phased_curated, whole genome shotgun sequence window:
- the LRRFIP1 gene encoding leucine-rich repeat flightless-interacting protein 1 isoform X11, whose translation MDMGTQGAGRKRLPNRERLTAEDEALNQIAREAEARLAAKRAARAEAREIRMRELERQQKEASDEDERMSVGSRGSLRSQPDLESGGPYTWTNGYDGELYGSQSLNRRAGRNSSYSGDSRSSTLSSSREEKLPSCLYSAAGPTGSYRVSVFDDSSLAGARRGSAYLSHAPSEHSSHLNSSSRASSRASSARASPVVEERPEKDFTEKGSRNLPGLSAATLASLGGTSSRRGSGDTSISIDTEASIREIKELNEIKDQIQDVEGKYMQGLRELKDSLAEVEEKYKKAMVSNAQLDNEKTNYMYQVDTLKDTLLELEEQLAESRRQYEEKSKDFEREKHAHGLLRFQFAEVRAALQQREEMLEEIRQLQQKQASCIREISDLQETIEWKDKKIGALERQKEFFDSIRSERDDLREEVVMLKEELKKHGIILNSEIATNGEMSDTLNNVGHQGPTKMTKEELNALKTTGDGTLGKAITQVEVKKEVVENVREREILQNTEQEPRKEDPVKDCADTEVSPPGENAEDQRASEDSAPSLATLASATKEEHVQSQGLASTASLEQTEQVGSSEGVSAPDASTGASLEQSKCFRELSRGTPGPVTGPGSGNALEIQNQSEGSVENQEQEKQGFKTSLGEVSTRPHQESAPLQTPDVEAVSGSPGAVVAAGLNGFGEQEGTVASSPPRDSDDTVSHDKCVADVPKELDPSTGRGFEKELTSQEAAEPGEVPVQSTEVGEEDDEEEEEGRGLRKEKPAQTEVGPGPSSPAAENSAQEATGLAAADAEGEPLEVPEPPEEKADQHGEGPASPQKKTKTKKKKNKKKKSPAPTEALKDVKKELTVQSSDPGGVEEEGQVKFTDDTSSGGGAQKEGTGTPDRSAVVGSSGSPGSPEDPPVGRGGEVQEEGEVNSEAGKGVADGEPAPSEGDTARASGSSAHADGVEEGVAQDDADDAQGTSAAAPSAPPETEDVSVSAPLPNASPSGDTHAAPQTEGPGSRATSEDPSPGARKAVESGSLEHDALAPAGALGDAHAESQGEKGGGGDKDKSKEDCTLS comes from the exons ACAAATGGTTACGATGGAGAACTGTATGGATCACAGTCCCTGAACAGAAGAGCTGGCAGG AATTCCAGCTACAGCGGTGACAGCAGATCATCCACTTTGTCATCGTCCAGAGAGGAGAAGCTG CCCTCCTGTCTGTACAGCGCTGCCGGGCCCACGGGGAGTTACCGG GTGTCTGTGTTTGATGACAGCAGCCTCGCTGGGGCCCGGCGGGGGAGTGCCTACCTTTCCCACGCT CCCTCGGAGCACAGCAGCCACCTCAACTCCAGCTCCCGCGCCTCTTCCAGAGCCAGCTCGGCGCGGGCCAGCCCAGTG GTTGAGGAGAGACCGGAAAAGGACTTCACAGAGAAG GGGTCCCGTAACCTGCCCGGCCTGTCTGCAGCCACCCTGGCCTCGCTGGGCGGCACCTCCTCTCGGAGGGGAAGCGGGGACACCTCCATCTCCATCGACACCGAGGCTTCGATTAGGGAGATCAAG GAACTCAATGAGATAAAGGACCAGATTCAGGATGTGGAAGGCAAATACATGCAGGGGCTGAGAGAGCTGAAG GACTCCCTAGCGGAAGTCGAGGAGAAGTACAAGAAGGCCATGGTCTCCAACGCCCAGCTAGACAATGAAAAGACGAACTACATGTACCAGGTCGACACCCTGAAGGACACGTTGTTGGAGCTGGAGGAGCAGCTGGCTGAATCCCGGCGGCAGTACGAGGAGAAGAGCAAG GATTTTGAGCGGGAGAAGCACGCCCACGGCTTGCTGCGGTTCCAGTTTGCCGAGGTCAGAGCCGCCCTGCAGCAGAGGGAGGAGATGCTGGAG GAAATCCGACAGCTGCAGCAGAAACAGGCGAGTTGTATCAGGGAGATTTCTGACCTTCAGGAGACCATAGAGTGGAAAGACAAAAAGATAGGG GCCCTAGAGAGGCAGAAGGAGTTCTTTGACTCCATCAGGAGCGAGCGGGATGACCTTAGAGAAGAAGTGGTCATGCTGAAAGAGGAGTTAAAG AAACACGGGATAATCCTCAATTCAGAAATAGCTACCAACGGCGAGATGTCAGACACCCTCAATAATGTCGGACACCAAGGTCCCACCAAGATGACGAAGGAAGAATTGAACGCTCTCAAGACAACCGGGGATGGGACCCTCG GAAAAGCCATCACTCAAGTGGAGGTGAAAAAGGAAGTGGTGGAGAAtgtgagggaaagagaaatcTTGCAGAACACTGAGCAGGAACCGCGCAAAGAGGACCCCGTAAAGGACTGTGCGGACACAGAGGTCTCGCCCCCGGGTGAAAATGCCGAGGACCAGAGAGCCTCTGAAGACAGCGCCCCCTCCCTAGCAACACTAGCCAGTGCGACGAAGGAGGAACACGTCCAGAGCCAGGGTCTGGCGAGCACGGCCTCCCTTGAGCAGACAGAGCAGGTTGGGTCCAGTGAGGGCGTCAGCGCCCCAGACGCTAGCACCGGGGCTTCCCTAGAGCAGTCCAAATGTTTCAGGGAACTAAGTAGGGGGACCCCGGGTCCTGTGACTGGGCCAGGCAGCGGGAATGCCTTGGAgatccagaaccaaagtgaaggATCTGTAGAAAACCAGGAACAAGAAAAGCAGGGTTTTAAAACCAGTCTGGGTGAGGTGAGCACAAGACCCCATCAGGAATCTGCTCCTTTGCAAACACCCGACGTGGAAGCGGTGAGCGGCTCCCCGGGCGCGGTGGTGGCGGCAGGGTTAAATGGCTTCGGGGAGCAAGAGGGTACAGTGGCCTCAAGTCCTCCAAGGGACAGCGATGACACAGTCAGTCATGATAAATGTGTGGCCGATGTCCCCAAAGAGTTGGACCCGAGTACGGGACGTGGTTTCGAGAAGGAGCTCACCAGCCAGGAGGCGGCCGAGCCCGGGGAGGTCCCGGTCCAGAGCACAGAAGTAGGGGAGGAGGacgatgaggaggaagaggaggggcggGGACTCAGGAAGGAGAAACCAGCCCAGACGGAAGTCGGGCCCGGTCCCTCTTCCCCGGCAGCCGAAAACAGTGCTCAGGAAGCCACAGGTCTGGCGGCGGCAGATGCCGAGGGCGAACCCCTAGAGGTACCAGAACCCCCTGAAGAAAAGGCCGACCAGCATGGAGAGGGACCGGCGTCCCCCCAGAAGAAGACAAAaaccaagaagaagaaaaacaagaagaagaagtcaCCCGCCCCCACAGAAGCCCTGAAGGACGTCAAGAAGGAGTTAACGGTTCAGAGCTCAGATCCAGGTGGTGTTGAGGAGGAAGGGCAGGTGAAATTCACCGACGACACATCGTCCGGCGGAGGGGCGCAAAAGGAGGGCACGGGAACTCCAGACCGGAGCGCGGTGGTGGGAAGCAGCGGCAGCCCCGGCTCTCCAGAAGACCCTCccgtggggcggggcggggaagTCCAAGAAGAGGGCGAGGTGAACAGCGAGGCGGGGAAAGGAGTAGCTGATGGCGAGCCGGCGCCGTCAGAGGGCGACACGGCTCGGGCATCGGGCAGCAGCGCCCATGCTGACGGAGTGGAGGAAGGAGTCGCACAAGACGATGCCGACGATGCCCAAGGCACCAGCGCCGCTGCGCCAAGCGCTCCTCCTGAGACTGAAGACGTGTCCGTCAGCGCCCCGCTCCCAAACGCAAGTCCCTCCGGGGACACCCACGCTGCCCCTCAGACAGAAGGTCCAGGGAGCCGTGCGACGTCGGAAGATCCAAGTCCGGGAGCCAGGAAGGCTGTCGAGAGCGGCAGTCTAGAACACGATGCCTTGGCACCCGCCGGGGCGCTGGGGGACGCCCATGCTGAGAgccaaggagagaaggggggcggCGGTGACAAGGACAAAAGCAAAGAGGACTGCACCCTGTCGTAG
- the LRRFIP1 gene encoding leucine-rich repeat flightless-interacting protein 1 isoform X12, with translation MTNPAATQNKEIDCLSPEAQKLAEARLAAKRAARAEAREIRMRELERQQKEASDEDERMSVGSRGSLRSQPDLESGGPYTWTNGYDGELYGSQSLNRRAGRNSSYSGDSRSSTLSSSREEKLPSCLYSAAGPTGSYRVSVFDDSSLAGARRGSAYLSHAPSEHSSHLNSSSRASSRASSARASPVVEERPEKDFTEKGSRNLPGLSAATLASLGGTSSRRGSGDTSISIDTEASIREIKELNEIKDQIQDVEGKYMQGLRELKDSLAEVEEKYKKAMVSNAQLDNEKTNYMYQVDTLKDTLLELEEQLAESRRQYEEKSKDFEREKHAHGLLRFQFAEVRAALQQREEMLEEIRQLQQKQASCIREISDLQETIEWKDKKIGALERQKEFFDSIRSERDDLREEVVMLKEELKKHGIILNSEIATNGEMSDTLNNVGHQGPTKMTKEELNALKTTGDGTLGKAITQVEVKKEVVENVREREILQNTEQEPRKEDPVKDCADTEVSPPGENAEDQRASEDSAPSLATLASATKEEHVQSQGLASTASLEQTEQVGSSEGVSAPDASTGASLEQSKCFRELSRGTPGPVTGPGSGNALEIQNQSEGSVENQEQEKQGFKTSLGEVSTRPHQESAPLQTPDVEAVSGSPGAVVAAGLNGFGEQEGTVASSPPRDSDDTVSHDKCVADVPKELDPSTGRGFEKELTSQEAAEPGEVPVQSTEVGEEDDEEEEEGRGLRKEKPAQTEVGPGPSSPAAENSAQEATGLAAADAEGEPLEVPEPPEEKADQHGEGPASPQKKTKTKKKKNKKKKSPAPTEALKDVKKELTVQSSDPGGVEEEGQVKFTDDTSSGGGAQKEGTGTPDRSAVVGSSGSPGSPEDPPVGRGGEVQEEGEVNSEAGKGVADGEPAPSEGDTARASGSSAHADGVEEGVAQDDADDAQGTSAAAPSAPPETEDVSVSAPLPNASPSGDTHAAPQTEGPGSRATSEDPSPGARKAVESGSLEHDALAPAGALGDAHAESQGEKGGGGDKDKSKEDCTLS, from the exons ACAAATGGTTACGATGGAGAACTGTATGGATCACAGTCCCTGAACAGAAGAGCTGGCAGG AATTCCAGCTACAGCGGTGACAGCAGATCATCCACTTTGTCATCGTCCAGAGAGGAGAAGCTG CCCTCCTGTCTGTACAGCGCTGCCGGGCCCACGGGGAGTTACCGG GTGTCTGTGTTTGATGACAGCAGCCTCGCTGGGGCCCGGCGGGGGAGTGCCTACCTTTCCCACGCT CCCTCGGAGCACAGCAGCCACCTCAACTCCAGCTCCCGCGCCTCTTCCAGAGCCAGCTCGGCGCGGGCCAGCCCAGTG GTTGAGGAGAGACCGGAAAAGGACTTCACAGAGAAG GGGTCCCGTAACCTGCCCGGCCTGTCTGCAGCCACCCTGGCCTCGCTGGGCGGCACCTCCTCTCGGAGGGGAAGCGGGGACACCTCCATCTCCATCGACACCGAGGCTTCGATTAGGGAGATCAAG GAACTCAATGAGATAAAGGACCAGATTCAGGATGTGGAAGGCAAATACATGCAGGGGCTGAGAGAGCTGAAG GACTCCCTAGCGGAAGTCGAGGAGAAGTACAAGAAGGCCATGGTCTCCAACGCCCAGCTAGACAATGAAAAGACGAACTACATGTACCAGGTCGACACCCTGAAGGACACGTTGTTGGAGCTGGAGGAGCAGCTGGCTGAATCCCGGCGGCAGTACGAGGAGAAGAGCAAG GATTTTGAGCGGGAGAAGCACGCCCACGGCTTGCTGCGGTTCCAGTTTGCCGAGGTCAGAGCCGCCCTGCAGCAGAGGGAGGAGATGCTGGAG GAAATCCGACAGCTGCAGCAGAAACAGGCGAGTTGTATCAGGGAGATTTCTGACCTTCAGGAGACCATAGAGTGGAAAGACAAAAAGATAGGG GCCCTAGAGAGGCAGAAGGAGTTCTTTGACTCCATCAGGAGCGAGCGGGATGACCTTAGAGAAGAAGTGGTCATGCTGAAAGAGGAGTTAAAG AAACACGGGATAATCCTCAATTCAGAAATAGCTACCAACGGCGAGATGTCAGACACCCTCAATAATGTCGGACACCAAGGTCCCACCAAGATGACGAAGGAAGAATTGAACGCTCTCAAGACAACCGGGGATGGGACCCTCG GAAAAGCCATCACTCAAGTGGAGGTGAAAAAGGAAGTGGTGGAGAAtgtgagggaaagagaaatcTTGCAGAACACTGAGCAGGAACCGCGCAAAGAGGACCCCGTAAAGGACTGTGCGGACACAGAGGTCTCGCCCCCGGGTGAAAATGCCGAGGACCAGAGAGCCTCTGAAGACAGCGCCCCCTCCCTAGCAACACTAGCCAGTGCGACGAAGGAGGAACACGTCCAGAGCCAGGGTCTGGCGAGCACGGCCTCCCTTGAGCAGACAGAGCAGGTTGGGTCCAGTGAGGGCGTCAGCGCCCCAGACGCTAGCACCGGGGCTTCCCTAGAGCAGTCCAAATGTTTCAGGGAACTAAGTAGGGGGACCCCGGGTCCTGTGACTGGGCCAGGCAGCGGGAATGCCTTGGAgatccagaaccaaagtgaaggATCTGTAGAAAACCAGGAACAAGAAAAGCAGGGTTTTAAAACCAGTCTGGGTGAGGTGAGCACAAGACCCCATCAGGAATCTGCTCCTTTGCAAACACCCGACGTGGAAGCGGTGAGCGGCTCCCCGGGCGCGGTGGTGGCGGCAGGGTTAAATGGCTTCGGGGAGCAAGAGGGTACAGTGGCCTCAAGTCCTCCAAGGGACAGCGATGACACAGTCAGTCATGATAAATGTGTGGCCGATGTCCCCAAAGAGTTGGACCCGAGTACGGGACGTGGTTTCGAGAAGGAGCTCACCAGCCAGGAGGCGGCCGAGCCCGGGGAGGTCCCGGTCCAGAGCACAGAAGTAGGGGAGGAGGacgatgaggaggaagaggaggggcggGGACTCAGGAAGGAGAAACCAGCCCAGACGGAAGTCGGGCCCGGTCCCTCTTCCCCGGCAGCCGAAAACAGTGCTCAGGAAGCCACAGGTCTGGCGGCGGCAGATGCCGAGGGCGAACCCCTAGAGGTACCAGAACCCCCTGAAGAAAAGGCCGACCAGCATGGAGAGGGACCGGCGTCCCCCCAGAAGAAGACAAAaaccaagaagaagaaaaacaagaagaagaagtcaCCCGCCCCCACAGAAGCCCTGAAGGACGTCAAGAAGGAGTTAACGGTTCAGAGCTCAGATCCAGGTGGTGTTGAGGAGGAAGGGCAGGTGAAATTCACCGACGACACATCGTCCGGCGGAGGGGCGCAAAAGGAGGGCACGGGAACTCCAGACCGGAGCGCGGTGGTGGGAAGCAGCGGCAGCCCCGGCTCTCCAGAAGACCCTCccgtggggcggggcggggaagTCCAAGAAGAGGGCGAGGTGAACAGCGAGGCGGGGAAAGGAGTAGCTGATGGCGAGCCGGCGCCGTCAGAGGGCGACACGGCTCGGGCATCGGGCAGCAGCGCCCATGCTGACGGAGTGGAGGAAGGAGTCGCACAAGACGATGCCGACGATGCCCAAGGCACCAGCGCCGCTGCGCCAAGCGCTCCTCCTGAGACTGAAGACGTGTCCGTCAGCGCCCCGCTCCCAAACGCAAGTCCCTCCGGGGACACCCACGCTGCCCCTCAGACAGAAGGTCCAGGGAGCCGTGCGACGTCGGAAGATCCAAGTCCGGGAGCCAGGAAGGCTGTCGAGAGCGGCAGTCTAGAACACGATGCCTTGGCACCCGCCGGGGCGCTGGGGGACGCCCATGCTGAGAgccaaggagagaaggggggcggCGGTGACAAGGACAAAAGCAAAGAGGACTGCACCCTGTCGTAG
- the LRRFIP1 gene encoding leucine-rich repeat flightless-interacting protein 1 isoform X26, translating into MDMGTQGAGRKRLPNRERLTAEDEALNQIAREAEARLAAKRAARAEAREIRMRELERQQKENSSYSGDSRSSTLSSSREEKLPSCLYSAAGPTGSYRVSVFDDSSLAGARRGSAYLSHAPSEHSSHLNSSSRASSRASSARASPVVEERPEKDFTEKGSRNLPGLSAATLASLGGTSSRRGSGDTSISIDTEASIREIKELNEIKDQIQDVEGKYMQGLRELKDSLAEVEEKYKKAMVSNAQLDNEKTNYMYQVDTLKDTLLELEEQLAESRRQYEEKSKDFEREKHAHGLLRFQFAEVRAALQQREEMLEEIRQLQQKQASCIREISDLQETIEWKDKKIGALERQKEFFDSIRSERDDLREEVVMLKEELKKHGIILNSEIATNGEMSDTLNNVGHQGPTKMTKEELNALKTTGDGTLGKAITQVEVKKEVVENVREREILQNTEQEPRKEDPVKDCADTEVSPPGENAEDQRASEDSAPSLATLASATKEEHVQSQGLASTASLEQTEQVGSSEGVSAPDASTGASLEQSKCFRELSRGTPGPVTGPGSGNALEIQNQSEGSVENQEQEKQGFKTSLGEVSTRPHQESAPLQTPDVEAVSGSPGAVVAAGLNGFGEQEGTVASSPPRDSDDTVSHDKCVADVPKELDPSTGRGFEKELTSQEAAEPGEVPVQSTEVGEEDDEEEEEGRGLRKEKPAQTEVGPGPSSPAAENSAQEATGLAAADAEGEPLEVPEPPEEKADQHGEGPASPQKKTKTKKKKNKKKKSPAPTEALKDVKKELTVQSSDPGGVEEEGQVKFTDDTSSGGGAQKEGTGTPDRSAVVGSSGSPGSPEDPPVGRGGEVQEEGEVNSEAGKGVADGEPAPSEGDTARASGSSAHADGVEEGVAQDDADDAQGTSAAAPSAPPETEDVSVSAPLPNASPSGDTHAAPQTEGPGSRATSEDPSPGARKAVESGSLEHDALAPAGALGDAHAESQGEKGGGGDKDKSKEDCTLS; encoded by the exons AATTCCAGCTACAGCGGTGACAGCAGATCATCCACTTTGTCATCGTCCAGAGAGGAGAAGCTG CCCTCCTGTCTGTACAGCGCTGCCGGGCCCACGGGGAGTTACCGG GTGTCTGTGTTTGATGACAGCAGCCTCGCTGGGGCCCGGCGGGGGAGTGCCTACCTTTCCCACGCT CCCTCGGAGCACAGCAGCCACCTCAACTCCAGCTCCCGCGCCTCTTCCAGAGCCAGCTCGGCGCGGGCCAGCCCAGTG GTTGAGGAGAGACCGGAAAAGGACTTCACAGAGAAG GGGTCCCGTAACCTGCCCGGCCTGTCTGCAGCCACCCTGGCCTCGCTGGGCGGCACCTCCTCTCGGAGGGGAAGCGGGGACACCTCCATCTCCATCGACACCGAGGCTTCGATTAGGGAGATCAAG GAACTCAATGAGATAAAGGACCAGATTCAGGATGTGGAAGGCAAATACATGCAGGGGCTGAGAGAGCTGAAG GACTCCCTAGCGGAAGTCGAGGAGAAGTACAAGAAGGCCATGGTCTCCAACGCCCAGCTAGACAATGAAAAGACGAACTACATGTACCAGGTCGACACCCTGAAGGACACGTTGTTGGAGCTGGAGGAGCAGCTGGCTGAATCCCGGCGGCAGTACGAGGAGAAGAGCAAG GATTTTGAGCGGGAGAAGCACGCCCACGGCTTGCTGCGGTTCCAGTTTGCCGAGGTCAGAGCCGCCCTGCAGCAGAGGGAGGAGATGCTGGAG GAAATCCGACAGCTGCAGCAGAAACAGGCGAGTTGTATCAGGGAGATTTCTGACCTTCAGGAGACCATAGAGTGGAAAGACAAAAAGATAGGG GCCCTAGAGAGGCAGAAGGAGTTCTTTGACTCCATCAGGAGCGAGCGGGATGACCTTAGAGAAGAAGTGGTCATGCTGAAAGAGGAGTTAAAG AAACACGGGATAATCCTCAATTCAGAAATAGCTACCAACGGCGAGATGTCAGACACCCTCAATAATGTCGGACACCAAGGTCCCACCAAGATGACGAAGGAAGAATTGAACGCTCTCAAGACAACCGGGGATGGGACCCTCG GAAAAGCCATCACTCAAGTGGAGGTGAAAAAGGAAGTGGTGGAGAAtgtgagggaaagagaaatcTTGCAGAACACTGAGCAGGAACCGCGCAAAGAGGACCCCGTAAAGGACTGTGCGGACACAGAGGTCTCGCCCCCGGGTGAAAATGCCGAGGACCAGAGAGCCTCTGAAGACAGCGCCCCCTCCCTAGCAACACTAGCCAGTGCGACGAAGGAGGAACACGTCCAGAGCCAGGGTCTGGCGAGCACGGCCTCCCTTGAGCAGACAGAGCAGGTTGGGTCCAGTGAGGGCGTCAGCGCCCCAGACGCTAGCACCGGGGCTTCCCTAGAGCAGTCCAAATGTTTCAGGGAACTAAGTAGGGGGACCCCGGGTCCTGTGACTGGGCCAGGCAGCGGGAATGCCTTGGAgatccagaaccaaagtgaaggATCTGTAGAAAACCAGGAACAAGAAAAGCAGGGTTTTAAAACCAGTCTGGGTGAGGTGAGCACAAGACCCCATCAGGAATCTGCTCCTTTGCAAACACCCGACGTGGAAGCGGTGAGCGGCTCCCCGGGCGCGGTGGTGGCGGCAGGGTTAAATGGCTTCGGGGAGCAAGAGGGTACAGTGGCCTCAAGTCCTCCAAGGGACAGCGATGACACAGTCAGTCATGATAAATGTGTGGCCGATGTCCCCAAAGAGTTGGACCCGAGTACGGGACGTGGTTTCGAGAAGGAGCTCACCAGCCAGGAGGCGGCCGAGCCCGGGGAGGTCCCGGTCCAGAGCACAGAAGTAGGGGAGGAGGacgatgaggaggaagaggaggggcggGGACTCAGGAAGGAGAAACCAGCCCAGACGGAAGTCGGGCCCGGTCCCTCTTCCCCGGCAGCCGAAAACAGTGCTCAGGAAGCCACAGGTCTGGCGGCGGCAGATGCCGAGGGCGAACCCCTAGAGGTACCAGAACCCCCTGAAGAAAAGGCCGACCAGCATGGAGAGGGACCGGCGTCCCCCCAGAAGAAGACAAAaaccaagaagaagaaaaacaagaagaagaagtcaCCCGCCCCCACAGAAGCCCTGAAGGACGTCAAGAAGGAGTTAACGGTTCAGAGCTCAGATCCAGGTGGTGTTGAGGAGGAAGGGCAGGTGAAATTCACCGACGACACATCGTCCGGCGGAGGGGCGCAAAAGGAGGGCACGGGAACTCCAGACCGGAGCGCGGTGGTGGGAAGCAGCGGCAGCCCCGGCTCTCCAGAAGACCCTCccgtggggcggggcggggaagTCCAAGAAGAGGGCGAGGTGAACAGCGAGGCGGGGAAAGGAGTAGCTGATGGCGAGCCGGCGCCGTCAGAGGGCGACACGGCTCGGGCATCGGGCAGCAGCGCCCATGCTGACGGAGTGGAGGAAGGAGTCGCACAAGACGATGCCGACGATGCCCAAGGCACCAGCGCCGCTGCGCCAAGCGCTCCTCCTGAGACTGAAGACGTGTCCGTCAGCGCCCCGCTCCCAAACGCAAGTCCCTCCGGGGACACCCACGCTGCCCCTCAGACAGAAGGTCCAGGGAGCCGTGCGACGTCGGAAGATCCAAGTCCGGGAGCCAGGAAGGCTGTCGAGAGCGGCAGTCTAGAACACGATGCCTTGGCACCCGCCGGGGCGCTGGGGGACGCCCATGCTGAGAgccaaggagagaaggggggcggCGGTGACAAGGACAAAAGCAAAGAGGACTGCACCCTGTCGTAG